One genomic region from Spirosoma sp. KCTC 42546 encodes:
- the egtD gene encoding L-histidine N(alpha)-methyltransferase: MGLQTTPKRLSSRFFYDAEGSRLFQEIMHAPEYYLTRSEYEILNTYKEDFLKQFTPDGRPFELVELGAGDGLKTKILLGFFADKNANFAYTPVDISVDALEDLVVDVRQKWPDLRLNPRHDDYFNALQQLSEESDARRVVLFLGSNIGNFTPDAALDFYQQLHDRLQPGDLVLTGFDLQKHPAIIHAAYNDQQGLTRAFNLNLLRRINRELDADFNLSAFDHYEVYNPETGEARSYLVSQKAQTVQIGALDMKVSFEYGEIIHTEISRKFTRAQIENLAQQAGFSLIGWFTDSNGYFADVVFER; this comes from the coding sequence ATGGGTTTACAGACAACGCCGAAACGATTGTCATCCCGGTTTTTCTATGATGCCGAAGGAAGTCGGTTATTTCAGGAAATTATGCACGCACCGGAATACTACCTGACCCGGTCGGAGTATGAAATTCTAAATACATATAAGGAGGATTTTCTCAAGCAGTTTACGCCCGATGGTCGCCCGTTTGAACTGGTTGAACTGGGTGCGGGCGATGGCCTGAAAACCAAGATTTTGCTTGGTTTTTTTGCCGATAAAAACGCCAACTTTGCCTATACGCCGGTTGATATATCTGTTGATGCGCTTGAAGATTTAGTGGTCGATGTACGTCAAAAATGGCCGGATTTGCGACTTAATCCCCGGCACGATGATTATTTCAATGCGCTGCAACAGTTGTCCGAAGAATCGGATGCTAGGCGGGTTGTTTTATTCCTGGGATCGAATATTGGCAACTTTACCCCCGATGCTGCCCTTGATTTTTATCAGCAACTTCATGATCGGCTACAACCCGGCGATCTGGTGCTAACGGGCTTCGATTTACAGAAACACCCGGCCATTATTCATGCCGCCTACAACGACCAGCAGGGGCTGACCCGCGCCTTCAATTTGAATCTGCTCCGTCGGATCAACCGGGAGCTCGATGCCGATTTCAATTTGTCGGCTTTTGATCATTACGAAGTCTATAACCCCGAAACGGGAGAGGCCCGCTCGTATTTGGTTAGTCAGAAAGCCCAGACCGTTCAGATTGGAGCACTTGATATGAAGGTATCATTCGAGTACGGAGAAATCATTCATACTGAGATTTCCCGGAAGTTCACGCGGGCGCAGATTGAAAATCTGGCTCAGCAGGCAGGGTTTTCGCTAATTGGCTGGTTCACGGATAGCAACGGTTATTTTGCCGATGTTGTGTTTGAACGATGA
- a CDS encoding phytanoyl-CoA dioxygenase family protein encodes MANTLSDDQIQEFIQNGFVRIDEAFSEELAQEGRAILWTDTGCDPEDPATWTQPVIRLGGYDQEPFRLAANTPRLISAYDQLVGAGRWEARNSLGTFPIRFPSPDDPGDTGWHAEASFAGPDGSWRLNVNSTGRALLMLFLFSDVDGLDAPTRILVGSHLDVPKLLEPAGEAGLSFIELAEKFGPSLDRPVSLATGKAGTVYLCHPFLIHAAQPHQGTNPRFMAQPPLLPAEPLQLERADGNYSPVEQAIRLGLQQEKI; translated from the coding sequence ATGGCGAATACCCTTAGTGATGATCAGATCCAGGAATTTATTCAGAATGGCTTTGTTCGAATCGACGAGGCTTTTTCGGAAGAATTGGCGCAGGAAGGCCGAGCCATTTTGTGGACAGACACAGGCTGTGACCCAGAGGATCCAGCCACCTGGACACAACCCGTTATTCGGCTGGGGGGCTATGATCAGGAACCCTTCCGCCTAGCCGCTAACACACCCAGGTTGATCTCTGCCTACGATCAGTTGGTTGGTGCTGGTCGTTGGGAAGCGCGCAACAGCCTGGGTACGTTTCCAATTCGTTTCCCAAGTCCCGATGATCCGGGTGATACCGGATGGCATGCCGAAGCTAGTTTTGCAGGCCCCGACGGTTCGTGGCGATTAAATGTAAACTCAACTGGCCGGGCCTTATTGATGCTCTTTTTGTTTTCTGATGTTGATGGTCTGGATGCGCCCACCCGAATTTTAGTAGGCTCGCATCTGGATGTTCCCAAACTTCTGGAACCAGCCGGTGAAGCTGGTTTATCCTTCATCGAGTTAGCCGAAAAATTCGGACCATCACTTGATCGCCCAGTTAGTTTGGCAACCGGAAAAGCAGGCACCGTGTATCTATGCCACCCGTTTTTAATTCATGCCGCCCAGCCTCATCAGGGCACAAATCCCCGATTTATGGCGCAGCCACCACTTCTTCCGGCCGAACCCCTCCAACTGGAGCGAGCCGATGGTAACTATTCACCCGTTGAACAGGCCATTCGGTTGGGATTGCAACAAGAGAAAATATAA